A stretch of Hydractinia symbiolongicarpus strain clone_291-10 chromosome 9, HSymV2.1, whole genome shotgun sequence DNA encodes these proteins:
- the LOC130658025 gene encoding uncharacterized protein LOC130658025 — translation MAASASHKRYKPWRLFKRRDAITLPKAVLKVDITESAGETLSEEVENFSSICCNFAPDDNQIFTSLGTFNHYVRSGRIPCGFLSVWEIDDGKIFDLGCMFTYAPVPYPLFSSCGNLCCAIMNGFQGQLSVVGYSYKDKEKLFGCTPLPCIGGNLCGKSICLVVDHTHAVTITDLKMQNKLVDCVFSMWKVQGNLMLKHFWMKKLDQICEHLSSGDYLMQCMFSPCSNYVALLMSDGHFTITDVCDCEKKEFTSRTVNLLPLIGVENRIKQKIIFSFNPFGSFQIILIGYNKTLFFINHTNAKVQKQHLNLLNDNECITHVKYSNNGAFLAVCSSYAKVYIFSPLNEYNLLYVLSSFDVSEGVSANYASFSSSSQELIVSSSAGLLTVWQLPRMTKLKEICRLKLLTCITRDDIENLDIPENLRQYLYFRHL, via the exons ATGGCTGCTAGCGCATCAC aTAAAAGGTATAAACCATGGAGGCTGTTTAAAAGACGCGATGCAATAACATTGCCCAAGGCTGTCCTCAAAGTTGACATAACAGAATCAGCTGGCGAAACCTTATCGGAAGAAGTCGAAAACTTTTCTTCAATTTGTTGTAACTTTGCCCCTGATGATAATCAGATTTTTACTTCTTTGGGAACGTTCAACCATTATGTTAGAAGTGGTAGAATCCCGTGTGGTTTTTTGTCAGTTTGGGAGATTGATGATGGTAAGATATTTGACTTAGGATGCATGTTTACATATGCTCCTGTGCCTTACCCCCTGTTTTCATCATGTGGAAACTTATGCTGTGCTATAATGAATGGTTTTCAAGGACAACTCTCTGTTGTTGGATACTCGTATAAAGACAAAGAAAAACTGTTTGGTTGCACTCCATTACCTTGCATAGGCGGTAACTTATGTGGTAAAAGTATTTGTTTGGTTGTGGACCACACGCATGCGGTCACCATTACAGACTTAAAAATGCAGAATAAATTGGTGGATTGTGTTTTTTCTATGTGGAAAGTTCAAGGAAACTTGATGTTAAAACACTTTTGGATGAAAAAATTGGATCAAATTTGTGAACATCTTTCGTCTGGTGATTACTTGATGCAATGTATGTTTTCACCTTGTTCAAATTACGTTGCTCTTCTCATGTCAGACGGTCATTTCACAATTACTGATGTTTGTGACTGTGAGAAAAAAGAGTTTACATCAAGAACAGTAAACTTGTTGCCACTTATTGGTGTGGAAAACAGAATCAaacagaaaataatattttcatttaatCCATTTGGTTCTTTTCAAATCATCTTAATTGGCTACAACAAGacattatttttcataaatcaTACGAATGCCAAGGTTCAAAAGCAACATTTGAACCTACTGAACGATAACGAGTGTATAACGCACGTAAAATATTCCAACAACGGTGCTTTTCTAGCAGTATGCTCAAGTTATgccaaagtttatattttttcaccactaaacgagTATAACCTACTGTATGTGTTATCATCTTTTGACGTTTCTGAAGGTGTAAGTGCGAATTATGCTTCATTTTCTTCCAGTTCCCAAGAATTGATTGTTTCGTCAAGTGCAGGCTTACTTACGGTTTGGCAATTACCAAGAATGACAAAGTTAAAGGAAATTTGCCGTCTGAAACTGCTAACCTGCATAACTAGAGATGACATTGAAAATCTGGACATACCTGAAAATTTGCGACAATATCTGTATTTTAGACATTTATag